From one Eucalyptus grandis isolate ANBG69807.140 chromosome 9, ASM1654582v1, whole genome shotgun sequence genomic stretch:
- the LOC104420216 gene encoding receptor-like protein EIX1 isoform X1, translated as MTSFVYSSFVPTLLCALFVIQALRFSHSKTLTNVSCLGIEREALLKLKQDLIDPSRRLKSWTGESCCKWEGVECSEKTGHVLKLDLHNPCDGLENCNLGGEIHPALNKLKYLKYLDLSFNNFTIQKTQESFTSLQKLEYFNLSFAGYGHISNQLSNLSNLRYLDLSGWIWSKPSLGTENLRWLSTFSYLKYLDLSYVPLLNPKGWLAPINMLSSLEFLILSGCELEDASASLLVNFTSLKFLDLSQNSMNSSIPPWYQNFSKLEHLDLSDNDLQGIFPTIILENSGWLKFLDVSTNRMEGELLKNLSSFCNLQVLSLRSNKFSGRIFNAQDGTLNCERSNLKTVDVNDNSFSGHLSNQFGNFKDLIFLDLSQNSISGPIPAAMGQLSSLRMLNLSFNNLSGKIPENIGLLSNLEVMDIGNNQFDGIVSQIHFANLTSLIVLKIYSTGLVINISASWVPPFQIQEILMSSCKVGPKFPNWLRTQKKVSALDMSNASISDEVPHWLSDVLLSIEQLDLSDNMLRGNISRIIGKKMPLLTQVSLFGNNLSGEIPNSLCMSDELSFLDLSKNQLSGRLPRCWRESQAFLEWISLGDNKLYGQLPRSLCHLKQLKVLGLHENGLDGVLPKCLLKLDLVILDLGDNQFTGKIPLFGNPKSFEIIDLGRNHLTGNIPLQLCHLANLQYLSLKHNHFSGGIPCCFNNFSRMWANSTLYFRSMGRFLTMVDTEGTSIEFTGTIPYLFSIDLSSNALDGQIPKGLMMLTRLQNLNLSQNKLVGEIPSDIGNLKDLQSLDLSNNKLSGEIPPSISNLDFLSHLDLSYNNLSGPIPLGNRLGTLDDQSIYRGNDGLCGHPLLKVCPGDELDVGRGDDHKLSEDKANEDGSIIVWFYSGMGPGFVVAFMGFCTILHFKKSWSISYFRVVDRIIEKLSIVKMITMLWFKRAFQFQLRK; from the coding sequence ATGACATCATTTGTCTACAGTAGCTTTGTGCCTACACTCTTGTGTGCACTCTTTGTCATTCAAGCCTTGAGATTCAGTCATTCCAAAACCTTAACAAATGTAAGCTGCCTTGGCATTGAGAGAGAAGCTCTTTTGAAGTTGAAGCAGGATCTCATTGATCCTTCGAGACGTCTAAAGTCGTGGACTGGTGAGAGTTGTTGCAAGTGGGAAGGAGTTGAATGCAGCGAGAAGACTGGCCATGTCTTGAAGCTCGATCTTCATAACCCTTGTGATGGCCTAGAGAACTGCAACCTAGGAGGTGAGATACATCCTGCTCTAAACAAGCTGAAGTATTTGAAGTATTTAGACCTTAGTTTCAacaatttcacaatccagaaAACCCAAGAGTCCTTTACTTCTCTTCAGAAGCTAGAGTATTTCAACCTCTCATTTGCAGGCTATGGACATATTTCCAATCAACTTAGTAACCTTTCCAACTTAAGGTACTTGGATCTTAGTGGTTGGATTTGGTCGAAGCCTTCCTTAGGAACAGAGAACCTCCGATGGCTATCGACATTTTCTTACCTAAAGTACTTGGACCTGTCATATGTCCCCCTTCTCAACCCCAAAGGATGGTTAGCTCCTATAAACATGCTTTCCTCCTTGGAGTTTTTAATATTGAGTGGATGCGAGTTGGAAGATGCTTCTGCCTCTCTGCTTGTCAATTTTACTTCTCTTAAATTCCTCGATTTGAGTCAAAACTCCATGAATTCATCTATTCCTCCTTGGTATCAAAACTTTAGCAAACTTGAACATCTTGATTTAAGTGATAATGATCTCCAAGGCATATTCCCCACTATCATCCTTGAAAATAGTGGATGGCTTAAATTCCTTGATGTCTCTACAAATAGGATGGAAGGTGAACTGTTGAAAAACTTGAGCAGTTTTTGCAATCTGCAAGTGCTAAGCTTGCGTTCTAacaaatttagtgggaggatttTCAATGCCCAAGATGGTACTTTGAATTGTGAACGAAGTAACCTAAAGACTGTTGATGTTAATGACAATAGTTTCAGTGGTCACCTGTCcaatcaatttgggaatttcAAAGATCTCATATTCCTTGATCTTTCACAAAACTCGATTTCTGGTCCTATTCCTGCTGCTATGGGCCAACTGTCATCTCTGAGAATgttgaacctctctttcaacAATTTGAGTGGGAAGATTCCAGAAAATATTGGGTTATTATCCAATCTAGAGGTGATGGATATTGGTAATAATCAATTTGATGGAATTGTTAGCCAAATTCACTTTGCAAATCTCACTAGTTTGATTGTGTTGAAAATTTATTCAACAGGGCTTGTCATAAATATTAGTGCTTCGTGGGTTCCTCCATTCCAAATTCAAGAGATTCTCATGTCGAGTTGTAAAGTGGGACCAAAATTCCCAAACTGGCTTCGAACGCAGAAAAAAGTTTCAGCATTAGACATGTCAAATGCTAGCATCTCAGATGAAGTTCCCCATTGGCTATCTGATGTTCTATTGAGCATTGAACAGTTGGATCTCTCAGATAATATGCTCAGAGGCAACATTTCCCGAATTATTGGGAAAAAGATGCCACTATTAACACAAGTGTcactttttggaaataatctcaGTGGTGAAATTCCAAATTCATTATGCATGTCAGATGAATTGTCTTTTTTGGATCTCTCTAAGAACCAACTATCAGGGAGACTTCCGCGATGTTGGAGGGAGTCACAAGCTTTTTTGGAATGGATTTCATTGGGAGACAACAAGTTATATGGTCAACTTCCAAGGTCGCTATGCCATTTAAAGCAATTAAAAGTTCTAGGGCTACATGAAAATGGCTTGGACGGAGTGCTTCCGAAATGTTTACTAAAGCTTGATTTGGTAATCCTTGATCTTGGTGACAATCAATTCACTGGTAAAATACCTCTGTTTGGCAACCCTAAATCATTTGAGATAATTGATCTTGGGAGAAATCACTTAACTGGTAACATTCCTTTGCAGTTGTGTCATCTTGCTAATCTCCAATACTTAAGCTTAAAGCATAACCACTTTTCTGGAGGCATTCCTTGTTGTTTCAACAACTTCTCGCGAATGTGGGCAAATTCCACATTGTATTTCAGATCCATGGGGAGGTTTCTCACTATGGTTGATACAGAAGGAACAAGCATTGAATTCACTGGCACAATCccatatttattttctattgacCTCTCAAGCAATGCATTAGATGGACAAATACCAaaagggttaatgatgcttactCGACTTCAAAATTTGAACCTCTCTCAAAATAAGCTGGTTGGAGAAATTCCTTCAGATATTGGCAACTTGAAAGATTTACAATCACTTGATTTATCCAATAACAAGCTATCTGGTGAAATTCCTCCTAGTATATCCAATTTAGACTTTTTAAGTCATTTGGATCTTTCCTACAACAATTTATCTGGTCCTATTCCATTAGGCAATCGTCTGGGCACTCTAGACGATCAATCTATTTATCGCGGTAATGATGGACTCTGCGGACAtcctcttttgaaagtttgtcCTGGAGATGAGCTTGATGTGGGTAGAGGAGATGATCACAAATTGAGCGAAGATAAGGCTAACGAAGATGGCTCCATTATTGTTTGGTTTTACTCAGGAATGGGACCAGGTTTCGTTGTGGCATTTATGGGATTTTGCACCatattacattttaaaaaatcttgGAGTATCTCCTATTTTCGGGTAGTGGAtagaattattgaaaaattgtcaattgTGAAGATGATTACCATGCTTTGGTTCAAGAGAGCTTTCCAATTCCAACTacgaaaataa
- the LOC104420216 gene encoding receptor-like protein EIX1 isoform X3 → MTSFVYSSFVPTLLCALFVIQALRFSHSKTLTNVSCLGIEREALLKLKQDLIDPSRRLKSWTGESCCKWEGVECSEKTGHVLKLDLHNPCDGLENCNLGGLVINISASWVPPFQIQEILMSSCKVGPKFPNWLRTQKKVSALDMSNASISDEVPHWLSDVLLSIEQLDLSDNMLRGNISRIIGKKMPLLTQVSLFGNNLSGEIPNSLCMSDELSFLDLSKNQLSGRLPRCWRESQAFLEWISLGDNKLYGQLPRSLCHLKQLKVLGLHENGLDGVLPKCLLKLDLVILDLGDNQFTGKIPLFGNPKSFEIIDLGRNHLTGNIPLQLCHLANLQYLSLKHNHFSGGIPCCFNNFSRMWANSTLYFRSMGRFLTMVDTEGTSIEFTGTIPYLFSIDLSSNALDGQIPKGLMMLTRLQNLNLSQNKLVGEIPSDIGNLKDLQSLDLSNNKLSGEIPPSISNLDFLSHLDLSYNNLSGPIPLGNRLGTLDDQSIYRGNDGLCGHPLLKVCPGDELDVGRGDDHKLSEDKANEDGSIIVWFYSGMGPGFVVAFMGFCTILHFKKSWSISYFRVVDRIIEKLSIVKMITMLWFKRAFQFQLRK, encoded by the exons ATGACATCATTTGTCTACAGTAGCTTTGTGCCTACACTCTTGTGTGCACTCTTTGTCATTCAAGCCTTGAGATTCAGTCATTCCAAAACCTTAACAAATGTAAGCTGCCTTGGCATTGAGAGAGAAGCTCTTTTGAAGTTGAAGCAGGATCTCATTGATCCTTCGAGACGTCTAAAGTCGTGGACTGGTGAGAGTTGTTGCAAGTGGGAAGGAGTTGAATGCAGCGAGAAGACTGGCCATGTCTTGAAGCTCGATCTTCATAACCCTTGTGATGGCCTAGAGAACTGCAACCTAGGAG GGCTTGTCATAAATATTAGTGCTTCGTGGGTTCCTCCATTCCAAATTCAAGAGATTCTCATGTCGAGTTGTAAAGTGGGACCAAAATTCCCAAACTGGCTTCGAACGCAGAAAAAAGTTTCAGCATTAGACATGTCAAATGCTAGCATCTCAGATGAAGTTCCCCATTGGCTATCTGATGTTCTATTGAGCATTGAACAGTTGGATCTCTCAGATAATATGCTCAGAGGCAACATTTCCCGAATTATTGGGAAAAAGATGCCACTATTAACACAAGTGTcactttttggaaataatctcaGTGGTGAAATTCCAAATTCATTATGCATGTCAGATGAATTGTCTTTTTTGGATCTCTCTAAGAACCAACTATCAGGGAGACTTCCGCGATGTTGGAGGGAGTCACAAGCTTTTTTGGAATGGATTTCATTGGGAGACAACAAGTTATATGGTCAACTTCCAAGGTCGCTATGCCATTTAAAGCAATTAAAAGTTCTAGGGCTACATGAAAATGGCTTGGACGGAGTGCTTCCGAAATGTTTACTAAAGCTTGATTTGGTAATCCTTGATCTTGGTGACAATCAATTCACTGGTAAAATACCTCTGTTTGGCAACCCTAAATCATTTGAGATAATTGATCTTGGGAGAAATCACTTAACTGGTAACATTCCTTTGCAGTTGTGTCATCTTGCTAATCTCCAATACTTAAGCTTAAAGCATAACCACTTTTCTGGAGGCATTCCTTGTTGTTTCAACAACTTCTCGCGAATGTGGGCAAATTCCACATTGTATTTCAGATCCATGGGGAGGTTTCTCACTATGGTTGATACAGAAGGAACAAGCATTGAATTCACTGGCACAATCccatatttattttctattgacCTCTCAAGCAATGCATTAGATGGACAAATACCAaaagggttaatgatgcttactCGACTTCAAAATTTGAACCTCTCTCAAAATAAGCTGGTTGGAGAAATTCCTTCAGATATTGGCAACTTGAAAGATTTACAATCACTTGATTTATCCAATAACAAGCTATCTGGTGAAATTCCTCCTAGTATATCCAATTTAGACTTTTTAAGTCATTTGGATCTTTCCTACAACAATTTATCTGGTCCTATTCCATTAGGCAATCGTCTGGGCACTCTAGACGATCAATCTATTTATCGCGGTAATGATGGACTCTGCGGACAtcctcttttgaaagtttgtcCTGGAGATGAGCTTGATGTGGGTAGAGGAGATGATCACAAATTGAGCGAAGATAAGGCTAACGAAGATGGCTCCATTATTGTTTGGTTTTACTCAGGAATGGGACCAGGTTTCGTTGTGGCATTTATGGGATTTTGCACCatattacattttaaaaaatcttgGAGTATCTCCTATTTTCGGGTAGTGGAtagaattattgaaaaattgtcaattgTGAAGATGATTACCATGCTTTGGTTCAAGAGAGCTTTCCAATTCCAACTacgaaaataa
- the LOC104420216 gene encoding receptor-like protein EIX1 isoform X2, whose product MTSFVYSSFVPTLLCALFVIQALRFSHSKTLTNVSCLGIEREALLKLKQDLIDPSRRLKSWTGESCCKWEGVECSEKTGHVLKLDLHNPCDGLENCNLGGEIHPALNKLKYLKYLDLSFNNFTIQKTQESFTSLQKLEYFNLSFAGYGHISNQLSNLSNLRYLDLSGWIWSKPSLGTENLRWLSTFSYLKYLDLSYVPLLNPKGWLAPINMLSSLEFLILSGCELEDASASLLVNFTSLKFLDLSQNSMNSSIPPWYQNFSKLEHLDLSDNDLQGIFPTIILENSGWLKFLDVSTNRMEGELLKNLSSFCNLQVLSLRSNKFSGRIFNAQDGTLNCERSNLKTVDVNDNSFSGHLSNQFGNFKDLIFLDLSQNSISGPIPAAMGQLSSLRMLNLSFNNLSGKIPENIGLLSNLEVMDIGNNQFDGIVSQIHFANLTSLIVLKIYSTGLVINISASWVPPFQIQEILMSSCKVGPKFPNWLRTQKKVSALDMSNASISDEVPHWLSDVLLSIEQLDLSDNMLRGNISRIIGKKMPLLTQVSLFGNNLSGEIPNSLCMSDELSFLDLSKNQLSGRLPRCWRESQAFLEWISLGDNKLYGQLPRSLCHLKQLKVLGLHENGLDGVLPKCLLKLDLVILDLGDNQFTVVSSC is encoded by the exons ATGACATCATTTGTCTACAGTAGCTTTGTGCCTACACTCTTGTGTGCACTCTTTGTCATTCAAGCCTTGAGATTCAGTCATTCCAAAACCTTAACAAATGTAAGCTGCCTTGGCATTGAGAGAGAAGCTCTTTTGAAGTTGAAGCAGGATCTCATTGATCCTTCGAGACGTCTAAAGTCGTGGACTGGTGAGAGTTGTTGCAAGTGGGAAGGAGTTGAATGCAGCGAGAAGACTGGCCATGTCTTGAAGCTCGATCTTCATAACCCTTGTGATGGCCTAGAGAACTGCAACCTAGGAGGTGAGATACATCCTGCTCTAAACAAGCTGAAGTATTTGAAGTATTTAGACCTTAGTTTCAacaatttcacaatccagaaAACCCAAGAGTCCTTTACTTCTCTTCAGAAGCTAGAGTATTTCAACCTCTCATTTGCAGGCTATGGACATATTTCCAATCAACTTAGTAACCTTTCCAACTTAAGGTACTTGGATCTTAGTGGTTGGATTTGGTCGAAGCCTTCCTTAGGAACAGAGAACCTCCGATGGCTATCGACATTTTCTTACCTAAAGTACTTGGACCTGTCATATGTCCCCCTTCTCAACCCCAAAGGATGGTTAGCTCCTATAAACATGCTTTCCTCCTTGGAGTTTTTAATATTGAGTGGATGCGAGTTGGAAGATGCTTCTGCCTCTCTGCTTGTCAATTTTACTTCTCTTAAATTCCTCGATTTGAGTCAAAACTCCATGAATTCATCTATTCCTCCTTGGTATCAAAACTTTAGCAAACTTGAACATCTTGATTTAAGTGATAATGATCTCCAAGGCATATTCCCCACTATCATCCTTGAAAATAGTGGATGGCTTAAATTCCTTGATGTCTCTACAAATAGGATGGAAGGTGAACTGTTGAAAAACTTGAGCAGTTTTTGCAATCTGCAAGTGCTAAGCTTGCGTTCTAacaaatttagtgggaggatttTCAATGCCCAAGATGGTACTTTGAATTGTGAACGAAGTAACCTAAAGACTGTTGATGTTAATGACAATAGTTTCAGTGGTCACCTGTCcaatcaatttgggaatttcAAAGATCTCATATTCCTTGATCTTTCACAAAACTCGATTTCTGGTCCTATTCCTGCTGCTATGGGCCAACTGTCATCTCTGAGAATgttgaacctctctttcaacAATTTGAGTGGGAAGATTCCAGAAAATATTGGGTTATTATCCAATCTAGAGGTGATGGATATTGGTAATAATCAATTTGATGGAATTGTTAGCCAAATTCACTTTGCAAATCTCACTAGTTTGATTGTGTTGAAAATTTATTCAACAGGGCTTGTCATAAATATTAGTGCTTCGTGGGTTCCTCCATTCCAAATTCAAGAGATTCTCATGTCGAGTTGTAAAGTGGGACCAAAATTCCCAAACTGGCTTCGAACGCAGAAAAAAGTTTCAGCATTAGACATGTCAAATGCTAGCATCTCAGATGAAGTTCCCCATTGGCTATCTGATGTTCTATTGAGCATTGAACAGTTGGATCTCTCAGATAATATGCTCAGAGGCAACATTTCCCGAATTATTGGGAAAAAGATGCCACTATTAACACAAGTGTcactttttggaaataatctcaGTGGTGAAATTCCAAATTCATTATGCATGTCAGATGAATTGTCTTTTTTGGATCTCTCTAAGAACCAACTATCAGGGAGACTTCCGCGATGTTGGAGGGAGTCACAAGCTTTTTTGGAATGGATTTCATTGGGAGACAACAAGTTATATGGTCAACTTCCAAGGTCGCTATGCCATTTAAAGCAATTAAAAGTTCTAGGGCTACATGAAAATGGCTTGGACGGAGTGCTTCCGAAATGTTTACTAAAGCTTGATTTGGTAATCCTTGATCTTGGTGACAATCAATTCACTG TTGTGTCATCTTGCTAA